The window ATAAAACACTTAAATTAATTACATCAAATTTATTTGAAATATCTCATGAAAAAAGTAATAAAGATAATAGTTCTGATTATGAGGTTGAAATAAGAACATTAATTGATAAAAAAGGAGGAAATTCATTAGATATATTCCCAGAACATTATCAAACTCGTGTTATCGGATATAAAAAATAATTATTATAATGTACAGGTGAGAAAATGAGTAGAAATAAACCATTAGCTAAAAAATTAAGAATGGCTAAAGCAAACAAACAAAATAGAAGAATTCCAATTTGGGCTTATTCTAAAACAAACCGTAAACTTAGATACAAAGCTAAACCTAGACATTGGAGAAGAAACAGCCTTAAATTATAAGGGGGATTTATCATGGAAAGAGTTTATACAATTCCACTTAGAAATGTTAAAAAAGTTAAAAGGACTATAAGAGCTCCTAGAGCTATTAGGGAAGTACAAAACTTCTTATTTAAACACATGAAAGCTGAAGAAGTTAAAATTGATGAATCTATCAATCATGTAATATGGGCAAGAGGTATTCAAAAAATACCTTCAAAAATCACTGTTAAAGCAGTTAAAGATGATGATGGTGTTGTAAAAGCTACATTAGCAGAATAGCTATAGTACCTTTTTAAAAATGCTATTTGAGTGAATGTGAGATTACAACATGTTAAAAAGAGTCGATATTGTAGGAAATCCAAATTTAGGAGTCTTTATCCTAGCAACGGATAAAGTAGTATTAGTTCCATATAATCTTTCAGATGAAAAAATTGAAATAATTAATGATACTTTAAAAGTTGATGTTGTTAGGGCTTCTGTTTCTGGAAGTAGCCTAATAGGATCTTTGGCTGTTGCTAATTCAAATGGTATTGTTGTTTCCCCACATGTTTTAGATAGAGAAATTAAACAGTTTGAGGATTTAGGATTTGATGTAGCTACTATTCCAGATAAGTATACTGCTATTGGGAATATTGTTGCAACTAATGATAATGGAGCTATTGCAAGTCCATTTTTATCTAATGAATCAATTAAGATCATTAAAAGGACTTTAGATGTAAATGTTGAATCTACATCCATGGTTGGACGTGATATTATTGGTTCTGTGATATCTGTAACTAATAAAGGATTTTTAATAGATAAAAATGCCGTTGAAACTGAATTAGATTTTGCTCAAGAAGTATTTGATGTTGAAGGAGATATTGGTACTGTTGGTAAAGGTATTTCTTTAGTTGGTGCTTGCTCTATTGCTAATTCATATGGAGCAATTGTTGCTAAAGATAGTACCGGTCCTGAAATGGCTAGAGTTGAAGAAGCATTAGGCTTTTTAGACGATTTATACAATCATGAGGAATTAATATGATAACAAAAATTTACAGAGTTAAAGGAACTTTTGTAATGGGCGATGAATATCATAAATTTACTAAAGAATACAAGGCTACTTGTGAAGCTGATATTAAAGAAAAAATTTATGAACGTTTTGGAAGTAAACACGGTATTAATAGAAATCAAATTTCTATTTCAGATATTACCGAAATTACTCCTGAAGAAGTAATTGACCCTATCGTAAAAGAAATTTTATAAATACATTGAAGGTGTGAGTATGGAAGATCAACAAAAGTTGAATAGCCTTGTTAATGAGATAAATGTCTATAAACAACAAAGTGAACTTATTCAACAACAAATTGAGTTAATCCAGACTTCTATTGCTGAGGTTGATGCATTAACCAACACCATAAATGATTTAGATGGTAAAGATTCAGTTGAAGCTTTTGTACCTGTAGGTGCGGGTTCTTTTATTAAAGGAGAACTAAAAGACACTGATGAAATAATTGTAAGTATTGGTGCAGGAATTGCTGTTAAAAAAGATGCAGCTGGTGCTCTTGAAATTATTACTGGGCAAAAAAAAGATTTACAAGATAACTTGGATAAAATGTTAGCTAACTTACAACAGGTTACAAATATTGTTGGAAGTTTA of the Methanobrevibacter oralis genome contains:
- a CDS encoding translation initiation factor IF-6 produces the protein MLKRVDIVGNPNLGVFILATDKVVLVPYNLSDEKIEIINDTLKVDVVRASVSGSSLIGSLAVANSNGIVVSPHVLDREIKQFEDLGFDVATIPDKYTAIGNIVATNDNGAIASPFLSNESIKIIKRTLDVNVESTSMVGRDIIGSVISVTNKGFLIDKNAVETELDFAQEVFDVEGDIGTVGKGISLVGACSIANSYGAIVAKDSTGPEMARVEEALGFLDDLYNHEELI
- a CDS encoding 50S ribosomal protein L39e, giving the protein MSRNKPLAKKLRMAKANKQNRRIPIWAYSKTNRKLRYKAKPRHWRRNSLKL
- the rpl18a gene encoding 50S ribosomal protein L18Ae, translating into MITKIYRVKGTFVMGDEYHKFTKEYKATCEADIKEKIYERFGSKHGINRNQISISDITEITPEEVIDPIVKEIL
- the pfdA gene encoding prefoldin subunit alpha, which translates into the protein MEDQQKLNSLVNEINVYKQQSELIQQQIELIQTSIAEVDALTNTINDLDGKDSVEAFVPVGAGSFIKGELKDTDEIIVSIGAGIAVKKDAAGALEIITGQKKDLQDNLDKMLANLQQVTNIVGSLTAQVEQIQAAAQGNVTGM
- a CDS encoding 50S ribosomal protein L31e; this encodes MERVYTIPLRNVKKVKRTIRAPRAIREVQNFLFKHMKAEEVKIDESINHVIWARGIQKIPSKITVKAVKDDDGVVKATLAE